From Faecalicatena sp. Marseille-Q4148:
GTTTATCGAAAACAAGCTGCAGGTCACCTAAAAAGTCCTGTTTGAAGCGGGTTATTTTGGAAGCGTCTGGGACTTTGGTAAAACCACAAAATTCACGAAGAGGTTTTGAGTAAGTGAGAAAAGTCAAAAGAAGTTGATCCGTAGGGATGGAGAAAATACGTTGGATGATCAAAGCCCACAAAAAAGCTTGTAAAGGGTATTTACGGGTTCGTCCCGTTGATGCATAAAAATGATTTCTGAAAGAAATCGGAATAAACTCATCCAAATCGATATGAGTTTCCAATAGAGAAAGAAATGCAGGTTTGTCATTTTCAAATTTATCTTGGCAATCCGAAAAAATATCTGCCAAAGAAAGCTGTTTATATGGTATCATAGGTATTAGAATAACTCCTTTCTTGGATTGCGGATTTTAGTTTTTGGCAACTCTATTATACCATATCCAGTGAGGAGTTATTTGCTTTTGAGCAACAAAAAATGCCGTATTTATGCGGCTTGCGGCGTTTCGCAAACGCCTAGTATTTTTATATTTACGAGGAGGATACCTTATGGACAACCGAATCGCTCTGATCGGAATTATCGTGGAGAGCACAGAACACATTGATGATCTGAACCGGCTTCTCAGTTCTTACGGCAAATATATCATCGGACGCATGGGCATCCCTTACCGGGAGCGGAATATTTCCATTATCAGCATAGCGGTAGATGCACCGGGCGATATTATCAGCGCTCTGTCCGGAAAGATTGGTATGCTTTCCGGCATCAGCACTAAAACAATTTATGCAAAGACGCCCGCTGAAATAAAGGATAAAAGATAACAGGAGATCATATATGAAAACATTGGTTGATAAGCTGCGTTTTGAACACAGCCTTACAAAATCAGAATGGATCGAACTCATTAGCAGTCAGACGCCGGAACTGTCTGAATATGTCTTTGCGCAGGCAAGAGAAGTCCGCGATGCAGTCTATGGACATGAAATCTACATCCGAGGTCTGATTGAATTTACAAATTACTGCCGAAATGACTGCTATTATTGCGGAATCCGCAAAAGCAATCAAAACACAAATCGTTTTCGGCTCACACC
This genomic window contains:
- a CDS encoding iron-only hydrogenase system regulator, yielding MDNRIALIGIIVESTEHIDDLNRLLSSYGKYIIGRMGIPYRERNISIISIAVDAPGDIISALSGKIGMLSGISTKTIYAKTPAEIKDKR